One stretch of Danio rerio strain Tuebingen ecotype United States chromosome 6, GRCz12tu, whole genome shotgun sequence DNA includes these proteins:
- the LOC101884757 gene encoding fidgetin, giving the protein MSSNMISGVYGVTMQWSPEQSQWAEQHYDITSTTRSPGHKIEALRDPRLTGSTSAAAYQHSWANDDISALTASNLLKRYAERYSAILDLPCESGLMGYPDTAISVSVRGPGVVNNGSPLLNGRKLEAEPWLEGVYPPLACIPELLPKAPLSVSDVSVSACNSPVLGNGSLPEPCFSSSTCNSQTGNQEYSSTPYSAPFLQPVGPYGGPLFHPTPSHPSLVSAYSANSSPNLSAYSYPNPRYPSQAVLPAGYSPPPAYLPTGVTPPNPLPAVGYSYPTTNLGGTVSESDAPSATNLSKSYYPSSQGEIGVFEEFDFGGNSNSDSRSEGSPLYRPPGDDTVDKQNGFSQSADVTSSSFKPANHGDSLRSLETLTAAMSGRSSGTSGQHFPSTSTPVVTPHQHLCLDTNTP; this is encoded by the coding sequence GCGTGACCATGCAGTGGAGCCCTGAGCAGTCCCAGTGGGCGGAGCAACACTATGACATCACCTCCACCACTCGTTCACCAGGGCATAAGATCGAAGCGCTTCGGGATCCGAGGCTAACCGGTTCGACCTCAGCCGCAGCGTACCAGCATTCATGGGCAAATGATGACATTTCAGCTCTGACCGCTTCTAACCTGCTCAAGAGGTATGCAGAGAGATATTCTGCTATTCTGGATCTACCTTGTGAGAGTGGACTTATGGGATATCCTGACACGGCCATCTCTGTTAGCGTAAGGGGACCTGGTGTTGTGAATAACGGGTCCCCCCTTCTTAATGGACGAAAGCTGGAGGCTGAACCTTGGCTGGAGGGTGTCTATCCTCCTTTAGCTTGCATACCTGAACTTCTTCCTAAAGCGCCGCTGAGTGTGTCGGATGTGTCCGTCAGCGCGTGCAACTCTCCGGTTTTAGGCAACGGGAGTCTTCCGGAACCTTGTTTTTCAAGCAGTACTTGTAACAGTCAGACAGGCAATCAGGAATACAGCAGCACTCCCTATAGCGCTCCCTTCCTCCAGCCTGTAGGGCCTTACGGGGGTCCCCTATTCCACCCTACACCTTCCCATCCTAGCCTAGTCTCAGCCTACAGTGCTAACAGCTCACCAAATCTGTCTGCGTACAGCTATCCGAATCCCCGTTACCCCTCACAAGCTGTTCTTCCTGCAGGCTACAGTCCTCCTCCAGCATACCTGCCCACAGGTGTAACTCCACCTAACCCTCTTCCAGCTGTGGGATACTCATATCCCACCACCAATCTGGGTGGTACTGTCTCTGAAAGTGATGCCCCAAGTGCTACCAACCTTTCCAAGTCATATTACCCATCATCTCAAGGTGAGATCGGAGTGTTTGAGGAGTTTGATTTTGGCGGGAACTCCAATTCGGACTCTAGGTCTGAAGGCAGCCCTCTCTACAGACCTCCAGGAGATGACACGGTGGACAAGCAAAATGGGTTCAGCCAATCAGCAGATGTGACATCTTCATCCTTCAAGCCAGCCAATCACGGAGACTCTTTAAGAAGCCTGGAGACTCTCACCGCAGCCATGAGCGGAAGAAGCAGTGGCACGTCTGGACAACACTTCCCATCTACCTCGACTCCTGTCGTCACTCCTCACCAACATCTCTGCCTCGACACAAACACACCCTGA